TTACAGATTTTTCAAAGCCAAAGTCTTTCATGCTGTGCGTGGATCATATACAGTTAAATGACTCCTAGGGTAAACTAAGACAACAGGAAACTGCATGATCCGATATTGATTTCTACCATTATTTTTCCAATCCACCTAAATCTCCACCAATCTAGTCCAAAGATGAGGGTGTGGGACTGAACCCAGTTTTGGTTTGGGGGCACCCACACATTTTTTATGAGTCCCTTTGGCTGTGGGAATCCTATTTCCACTGGGCAGAGAAGCATTTTTCAGAAAGCTCTCAAAGTTGGTGGGAATGATTTTTCTTCTCATCAGAGATTTACTAAAAAAATTGTGCTCGCTAGTTAGGAGAAAAATGATTTTTGCTACCCCATCAGCATTTACAGCAAACctccatttttgggcttaatttgCTTGTCTTTCCTTCCCAATTCTTATTATCTTTTTGAGTCCATTTTGAGCCCTAGATTGAGTTTTGAAGATATGGGCAGGAGAAGATGGGCCTTAAATTGCTTAACTTCTAACTGTATTTGGCTGTGCCTAGAGGACTTGGTCTATTTTGTGTTTGGATTGTGCTTGCACTCGTGCTGATTCTAACCCCATTTTCCTCATTTCTAGCCTTCAAAGAAAGGTCAATGGTCCAGTATTGCCTTTTATATCTACAAATATCTACTCATATGAATGTTTCTATTTCAAAGGCATGTGtgcttcatcaatttcaagaTGTGGAGTTTGATAGATGCTTTTGTTATAATTACCAATATGATGAACTTTatcttaaaaaaaacaaaaatcaatgatgAACTTGATGCAATGTGGCGTGATGCATTATTTGTGAAACTTAAATAGTTGTTGCCATTGACTTGAAAAGTAACTTGAAGGAGTTGCTTTTTCGCTGTGTTTTTTGGATGGGGCTGACTGAACATGTTGATTGTTATAGTCTGCCTTTGAAATTCTGGGGAAACATAAAAAaaagttttatgatttttgaCAAGAAAATGTCCTTTTCTTATAGTTTGGCTTAAATGATTTCAGATATCAGGTGATTGGAGACACACTATGGCAATCACATCAGATGGAAAACTTTATGGCTGGGGATGGAATAAGGTTGGTGTTTTCTGATCTCCCCTCTCCATCATTTATCTCTTGAATTAAGTGAAGTCCCCATCATAGGGATACAGATCTAGCAGCCATCATAAATCATTCCAACTGGTACAAATGAAAAGGGTTGTAGCAAAGTTTGTACATGTCATAAGGTTGCCATTTACTACAGTTTACTGACAAGCAATTCCAACTAATGCATGACTAAACCATTGTTGTTGAATTTGGAGCCAGAATGATTACAATCGACAACAAGCTTACAAAGATGCAAATATGGGATATGGTCCATAATCTCAGATCTATTTCTGGAAGATGGTTGCAGGATGAATCTTTGAATGTATTTTCTTGTATAGATTTTCAATTCAATGTCCTTTCTTCATTGAACTGTAATAAATTAACAactttttttcaatctttttttactctttatgttgatttgtcgtAGTGGTTTGATGGGTACCACTTCACTATTGGCATAGTTTTCATTGAATGTAGACTGatgctgggtttttttttttcttaactgTATAGGTGGCTTGATCCTCTTGAGGcctgatcatggtggcccactccaGTTTGCAGCAGCTGTGGCGTTTCTTAGTAAATTATACAAAGACTATCTTGGTATTATTAGGAGTTATGGAGGGAGTTGTGGTTCCCAGTCATTTTTCATGAAGTGTCATTTGTTGATAACATGGGTTTGAAGCTCATCATGTTGTGTGCatgatatccaatctgtccatcacatTCGCCACCACATTTTCTTCTCATATACCAAAACTCAGGCCCATTCAAAACTTAGAATTCAACTACATTAATCATTTTGGTGGtttaatccaaactgttcaaaattTATCTCTTGATCAAACTTTGCTTTACACTTTAGTTTGAATGTAATTGTTATTTTAACTAAGAAAAGTGTGAAGTAGCTTATATTTTGATAGATTTACcttatatgatttgtgatatttgggatatttttCGTTAGTAAATATTTGATTTTTATATCTTACATTTCTACGGTAATTGTACTGgaacattctttgagtttcaaATATTGTAAGTTGGATTGGGGGTTGGAATTGGTCAGGTCAAGTACGGTTACCTCATTTGGCAATTCTGCTTCTATCCCTGTGTTTCTCTGTTGGAATGTAACTCTTTGGAGACGGTAAGCTTgtttttctccttctcatttttttttttctttctataacTTTTTGGTCCATGCAAACTTCGTTTTTTGGTGATCTTGTATGGTCTGGTTTGACCAAACCAATGAACTTGCTGATCCATTGACTGGTCCTGCTTTGAAGACACTTATTTTCTTATGCATGTCTACCATGTATCTTGGTTGTTGTCTCGTTAGAAAAATAAAGGCACTGTTGCTGTTAATTTTCTTTAAATCTTGAAATATTAGAGTAGAGGCACTGGCAGCTGCCATAAGAAAGTTGAAGTAGATCAGTTCATGAGGATGAGTACTGTTCTGATGCATCTATTTTTGTACAAGTGGTCCCCATGTTTCATTGATTCGCACCAAGGACATGATGTGCCCCGGCATTGATGGAATATGGCCCAAATTTTCTTGCGGATCAGATGATTCTATCCATCCCACCTATGACTGTTATTTCAGACATTTGTTGTGTTTCTTGCCTAACTGCTCATTTGTAGCCCATTGATCCAGCATTGGGAATCATTTGTGGTGGAGATGCAGCAGATCAAATATATATTAATGTTTCTCATGGGCCCCTGGTAAGGGTTTCGGTTTGCTACCCCAAGCGAGATTTTCATTTTTATAATaaagaaatagtttaaatttttgCTGATAATTTatgtat
This region of Magnolia sinica isolate HGM2019 chromosome 1, MsV1, whole genome shotgun sequence genomic DNA includes:
- the LOC131239830 gene encoding uncharacterized protein LOC131239830 isoform X2; the encoded protein is MMEQNASRYQVIGDTLWQSHQMENFMAGDGIRSSTVTSFGNSASIPVFLCWNVTLWRRIMLQPNGIELLNCVDPFFSKIIAFLVQPEASCA
- the LOC131239830 gene encoding uncharacterized protein LOC131239830 isoform X1; amino-acid sequence: MESDWRHTMAITSDGKLYGWGWNKVKYGYLIWQFCFYPCVSLLECNSLETPIDPALGIICGGDAADQIYINVSHGPLNYVATKWYRTPELCGSFFLQDNCFSSTA